From the Candidatus Angelobacter sp. genome, one window contains:
- a CDS encoding iron-containing alcohol dehydrogenase: MALTSFSFPTTTLFGAGALAALPGRLTALGIQRPLVVTDSGLLGTQAFERLQQTLGEKERSRSWFLHHGVHPNPVERDVVEAAEAFRANDCDGIIAIGGGSPLDAGKAARLLAKRPGFELARFYDEPDWSALAPFVAIPTTAGTGSEVGRSSVITLDATKRKAVIFHPELLAKLVILDPELTVGLPPKLTAATGADALTHCIESYTCPAFHPMCDGIALEGVRLIVDALPRAYKNSGDLDARGRMLVAAAMGAVAFQKDLGVVHSMAHPLSTICGMHHGLANALCLVAGMKFCAARSPGLYRRVGIACGLDVMKKSNSEADQHTIGFITDFLAGIGLDKKLGAHGVKPEHLDALVVQAVEDPCHKTNAVPVAMEDFRKLYLEVL; the protein is encoded by the coding sequence ATGGCGTTGACCAGTTTTTCGTTTCCCACCACCACCTTGTTTGGCGCGGGCGCGCTTGCGGCCTTGCCCGGGCGACTGACTGCTTTGGGGATTCAGCGCCCGCTGGTTGTCACCGACTCCGGGCTCCTCGGCACCCAGGCCTTTGAACGACTTCAGCAAACGCTCGGAGAAAAAGAGCGTTCCAGAAGCTGGTTTCTCCACCACGGCGTTCATCCAAACCCGGTCGAGCGGGACGTCGTTGAGGCAGCGGAAGCGTTTCGCGCGAATGACTGCGACGGGATTATCGCCATCGGCGGCGGCAGCCCGTTGGATGCGGGCAAGGCCGCGCGGCTGCTGGCCAAACGCCCCGGCTTTGAACTGGCGCGGTTCTATGACGAACCCGACTGGTCCGCGCTCGCTCCGTTTGTCGCCATCCCGACAACTGCCGGCACCGGCAGCGAAGTTGGGCGAAGTTCCGTCATCACGTTGGACGCGACAAAACGCAAGGCGGTCATCTTTCATCCCGAACTGTTGGCGAAACTGGTGATTCTCGATCCGGAGCTGACCGTTGGGTTGCCACCCAAACTTACGGCCGCGACCGGCGCTGACGCGCTCACCCATTGCATCGAGTCTTACACCTGCCCGGCTTTCCACCCGATGTGCGACGGCATTGCTCTGGAAGGCGTCCGGCTCATTGTGGACGCCCTGCCGCGCGCTTACAAAAACAGCGGCGACCTCGACGCCCGCGGCCGGATGCTGGTTGCCGCGGCGATGGGCGCGGTCGCGTTTCAAAAGGACCTGGGCGTCGTTCATTCCATGGCCCACCCGCTCTCGACCATCTGCGGGATGCACCACGGCCTTGCGAACGCGCTCTGTCTCGTTGCCGGGATGAAATTCTGCGCGGCTCGCAGCCCCGGCCTTTACCGGCGCGTTGGCATCGCCTGCGGCCTCGACGTGATGAAGAAGTCAAACAGCGAAGCCGACCAGCACACCATCGGATTCATCACGGATTTTTTGGCCGGTATCGGTCTCGACAAAAAACTCGGCGCACATGGAGTGAAACCGGAGCACCTTGACGCGCTGGTCGTCCAGGCTGTCGAAGATCCGTGCCACAAGACGAATGCCGTGCCGGTCGCCATGGAGGATTTTCGGAAGCTCTACCTTGAAGTTCTATGA